The following proteins are co-located in the Triticum aestivum cultivar Chinese Spring chromosome 1A, IWGSC CS RefSeq v2.1, whole genome shotgun sequence genome:
- the LOC123039775 gene encoding cyclin-D5-2-like: MAFAGTREKLQNLSDHATMVPTSYDGAEWRHASSSVVSYNHFVCGIPPEFGGIPVAVSLDLRGNDLAGVIPQRSSAPERGKNPADEPWNEPWCSGAGWKAAEASVVAHGADSGRHCGGGHRCRASAAVAVPEDCSSAASEDWFRQARLAAVKWILETRGCFGFGHRTAYLAIAYFDRFFLRRRVDRAAMPWAARLLSVACVSVAAKMEEYCAPALSKLDAGGGYEFCSASVRRMELLVLSTLGWRMAAVTPFDYLPCFSSRLDRHDGRGGGGHDPARVALKSIGSIFATAEAGSVLDYRPSTVAAAAILAASYEALLTKEALESKMDNLSPSCPIEKEHVHACYSMMVGDLKSRMSHGKRSLPCPDSNEVATSTYDSVLVDDVADTAAFIAAVSEMNKQIRLAAGWRHRVQGRPRPRHRRSRRRLSEPNDGDGTESGWRRRRAFEAEAAPIAYVATTEHGDAATALHPQKRW, from the exons ATGGCTTTTGCTGGAACTA GAGAAAAGCTGCAAAACCTCAGCGACCATGCAACCATGGTTCCCACGAGCTACGACGGTGCTGAATGGCGGCATGCTTCTAGCAGCGTGGTGAG CTACAACCATTTCGTCTGCGGGATCCCGCCGGAGTTCGGCGGTATTCCCGTGGCTGTCAGCCTTGACCTCCGGGGGAACGACCTCGCCGGCGTGATCCCGCAG AGATCGAGTGCGCCGGAGAGAGGGAAGAATCCCGCAGACGAACCGTGGAATGAACCCTGGTGCAGCGGCGCAGGTTGGAAGGCCGCCGAAGCGTCGGTCGTCGCCCACGGTGCCGATTCTGGCCGTCATTGTGGTGGCGGCCATCGTTGCCGGGCTAGTGCTGCAGTGGCAGTGCCGGAGGACTGCTCGTCGGCCGCTTCCGAGGACTGGTTCCGGCAGGCGCGCCTCGCCGCCGTCAAATGGATCCTTGAA ACACGGGGCTGCTTCGGGTTCGGCCACCGCACGGCGTACCTGGCCATCGCCTACTTCGACCGCTTCTTCCTCCGGCGACGTGTCGAT AGGGCGGCCATGCCGTGGGCGGCGCGCCTCCTGTCCGTGGCCTGCGTCTCCGTGGCGGCCAAGATGGAGGAGTACTGCGCGCCGGCGCTGTCGAAgctcgacgccggcggcggctacGAGTTCTGCTCCGCCTCCGTCCGCCGGATGGAGCTGCTCGTGCTGTCCACGCTCGGTTGGCGCATGGCCGCCGTTACGCCGTTCGACTACCTCCCTTGCTTCTCCTCCCGGCTCGACCGGCAcgacggccgcggcggcggcgggcatgaCCCCGCCCGCGTCGCCCTCAAGTCCATCGGCTCCATCTTTGCCACAGCCGAAG CCGGCAGTGTGCTGGATTACAGGCCATCTACTGTGGCTGCAGCTGCAATCTTGGCTGCATCCTATGAAGCTCTACTGACCAAAGAAGCACTGGAGTCCAAGATGGACAATCTATCTCCATCATGCCCCATTGAGAAG GAGCATGTACATGCCTGCTACAGCATGATGGTTGGCGACTTGAAAAGCAGAATGAGCCATGGCAAGAGATCATTGCCATGTCCAGACTCCAATGAAGTTGCCACCAGTACATATGATTCTGTTCTTGTTGATGATGTTGCCGACACCGCCGCCTTCATCGCAGCTGTGTCGGAGATGAACAAGCAGATCAGACTGGCAGCTGGATGGCGGCATCGTGTACAGGGTCGTCCCCGGCCGCGGCACCGACGTAGCCGCCGCCGTCTCAGTGAGCCCAACGACGGCGATGGCACTGAGtccgggtggcgccggcgccgTG